A genomic stretch from Coffea arabica cultivar ET-39 chromosome 10c, Coffea Arabica ET-39 HiFi, whole genome shotgun sequence includes:
- the LOC113714677 gene encoding glutamyl-tRNA reductase 1, chloroplastic-like has protein sequence MAVSAAFAAAKLETLLISNTTSSAAAPIAAASPAQVGLFPRSARAARRSLQMSSASALNLNVNSTSSSVRCEVASDFSVETSDKMDFATNAASSSSASASSLSALEQLKTSAADRYTKERSSIVVIGLSVHTAPVEMREKLAIPEAEWPRAIGELCGLNHIEEAAVLSTCNRMEIYVVALSQHRGVKEVTEWMSKTSGIPVSEICKHRFLLYNKDATRHIFEVSAGLDSLVLGEGQILAQVKQVVKVGQGVVGFGRNISGLFKHAITVGKRVRTETNIAAGAVSVSSAAVELALMKLPESSHATARMLVIGAGKMGKLVIKHLVAKGCTKMVVANRSEDRVSAIREEMKDIEIIYKPLGEMMECAALADVVFTSTASETPLFLKEHVTDLPPVDPRVGGLRLFVDISVPRNVGACVNEIEAARVYNVDDLKEVVAANKEDRHRKAMEAQAIIAEESKQFEAWRDSLETVPTIKKLRAYAERIRAAELEKCLSKMGDDLPKKSRRAVDDLSRGIVNKLLHGPMQHLRCDGSDSRTLSETLENMHALNRMFNLETEISVLEQKIRAKVEQAQK, from the exons ATGGCCGTGTCAGCCGCATTCGCTGCTGCAAAGCTGGAGACTTTGTTAATCAGCAACACGACGTCGTCAGCTGCGGCTCCCATTGCCGCCGCTTCTCCAGCTCAGGTTGGGCTGTTTCCCAGGTCGGCTCGAGCCGCCAGGCGCTCCCTGCAAATGTCTAGCGCCTCTGCCCTGAATTTGAATGTTAATTCAACTTCTTCATCCGTTAGATGTGAAGTTGCTTCTGATTTTTCCGTTGAAACATCCGATAAAATGGACTTCGCCACCAATGCGGCTTCTTCTTCCTCGGCTTCGGCTTCCAGCTTGTCCGCTCTTGAACAGCTCAAGACCTCAGCTGCGGACA GATATACAAAAGAAAGGAGCAGTATTGTTGTCATTGGGCTTAGTGTCCACACTGCACCTGTTGAAATGCGAGAAAAACTTGCAATTCCTGAGGCAGAGTGGCCTAGAGCCATTGGAGAGCTGTGTGGTCTGAATCACATTGAAGAAGCTGCTGTTCTTAGTACCTGTAATAGGATGGAGATATAtgttgtagccctttctcagCATCGTGGCGTGAAAGAAGTAACTGAATGGATGTCTAAG ACTAGTGGAATCCCTGTTTCAGAGATTTGTAAGCATCGTTTTCTACTCTATAACAAGGATGCTACACGGCATATCTTTGAAGTATCGGCAGGTCTCGATTCTTTGGTGCTAGGAGAAGGACAAATTCTAGCTCAGGTCAAACAAGTAGTAAAAGTTGGTCAAGGGGTCGTGGGATTTGGGAGGAACATCAGTGGGCTGTTCAAGCATGCAATCACTGTTGGAAAAAGGGTTAGAACTGAAACAAACATTGCAGCTGGTGCTGTTTCTGTTAGTTCAGCTGCTGTAGAATTGGCTTTAATGAAGCTTCCTGAATCCTCCCATGCTACTGCTAGGATGTTGGTAATAGGAGCAGGAAAGATGGGTAAGCTTGTGATCAAGCACTTGGTTGCAAAAGGATGCACAAAGATGGTCGTTGCAAACAGAAGTGAAGATAGAGTTTCTGCCATTCGGGAGGAGATGAAGGACATTGAAATAATCTACAAGCCCCTCGGTGAAATGATGGAGTGTGCTGCCCTAGCAGATGTTGTTTTCACCAGTACTGCATCAGAAACTCCTTTATTCCTAAAAGAGCATGTCACGGATCTTCCACCTGTTGATCCCAGAGTTGGGGGTTTGAGGCTTTTTGTGGATATATCTGTTCCTAGGAATGTGGGAGCATGTGTCAATGAGATTGAGGCTGCAAGGGTGTACAATGTGGATGATCTCAAGGAGGTCGTGGCTGCTAATAAAGAGGACCGTCATAGGAAAGCAATGGAAGCTCAAGCAATCATTGCTGAGGAATCAAAACAATTTGAAGCTTGGAGGGACTCCCTAGAGACAGTTCCAACTATTAAGAAACTGCGAGCATATGCCGAGAGAATTAGAGCTGCAGAGCTGGAGAAATGCTTGTCAAAGATGGGTGATGACCTTCCAAAGAAGTCAAGGAGGGCTGTTGATGATCTTAGCCGCGGCATAGTTAACAAGCTTCTCCATGGTCCCATGCAGCACCTGAGATGTGATGGTAGTGACAGCAGGACTTTGAGTGAGACATTAGAGAACATGCATGCTCTAAACAGAATGTTCAACCTTGAAACTGAAATATCTGTGTTGGAGCAGAAGATTCGTGCTAAGGTTGAGCAAGCTCAGAAGTAA